From the Chloroflexia bacterium SDU3-3 genome, the window CAGCAGCAGCGCATCTTCGAGCTTGAGGCGATCATCGAGCAGATCGAAAGCGACCTGGGGGAAAAGCAGCAGCACGCCCAAGACTCAAGCGAGCTGGCGGAGCAGCAGCTCAGCACCATTCAGGATCAACGAAAAGAGCTGCTGACTCGGGATGGCCAATTTGCAGCTCTGACCTTGCTCTATAGCGAGAGCGAGAAGAAAATCGCCGAGCTTGAGAGCTACCTCGCGAGCCTTGAGGCTACCGAGCGCACTAGCATCCAGACGCAGCAGGCGCTGGCCGCGCTGCAGGAGAGCAAGGCGCAGATCGAGCAGTCGCTTGGCTGGAAGATGCTGATGCGGGTCTGGAAGATCCGCTCGCGGGTCTTCCCCTACCAGTCGTTCCCATCCAAGCTCGCGCGCCTGGCGTGGCGAGGGGCCAAAGAATATCGCGCCAATGGCATGAAAAGCGTGATTCGCCGTGGGGCCGCCAAGGCGCTCCGCAAGCTCAATCAGCCACAGCCAGCCCTGGCCCAGCACGAGCCAGCGGCAAGCCAGCTGAATGACTACCAGCAGTGGATCGCCCAGCACGAGCCAGACGCGCAAGGGCTTCGCCAGCAGGCGCTGCGCTCGCTTGAGCGCACCAGCCCGCCGCTGATCAGCATTGTCACCCCGGTCTATAACACCGAGCCGCAGGTGCTAGCCCAGATGATCCGCTCGGTTATCGCCCAGAGCTACCCCTACTGGGAGCTGTGGCTTGTCAATGCCAGCCCGGAAAACGAGGCGATCGACGAGCTTATGCATCGGTATTCGCAGAACGAAGCGCGGATCAATGTGCTGACCCTGGAGCACAATCTTGGCATCATCGAGAACACCAATGCCGGGATCGCCCAGGTGTGTGGCGACTATGTGGCCTTTGTCGACCACGACGACCTGCTGACACCCTTTGCGCTCTACGAGGTGGCCGAGGCGATCGCGCAGCACCCCGACGTCGGCCTGTTCTACTCGGACAGCGATCTGATCAATCAGCAAGGCACCACCCGATCGCGGCCCCTGTTTAAGCCCGATTGGTCGCCGATTATCATGCTCTCGTCGAACTATATCACCCACCTCTCGGTGGTGCGCAGCGCGATCCTCCGCGAGCTCGGTGGCCTTTCCAGTGGGAACGATGGCGCGCAGGATTGGGATCTGGTGCTGCGGATCAGCGATATGGGGCAGCGCATCCACCATATTCCCAAGATCCTGTACCACTGGCGCGACAGCCCTTCATCCACCGCCACCGACATCCGCCAGAAGCCCTATGCCATGCAGGCGCAGCTGAAGGTCATCCGCGATCACCTGCTGCGGCGAGGGGTCGATGCGCAGGTGTACTTTGACACCAGCGGCTATATTCGGGTGGCGTGGCCGCTCAGCGGGGCGTCGAAGGTATCGATCATCATCCCATCCCGCAACCTGCGCCTGGTCCAGCGCTGCGTCGGCTCGCTCCAGCTGCGCACCGGGTATCGGAACTTCGAGATCATCATCGCCGACACCACCGCCGATGCGTCGATCGCGCGCTACTACGAGCGGCACCCGCAGGAGAACATCCGCGTCATCCACCACCACCAGCTGCCGTTTAACTACTCGGCGGTCAATAACGTGGCGGTGGCCGCATCCACAGGCGACATCCTGCTGTTCCTCAACGATGACACCGAGGCGATCGACTCGCAGTGGCTGGCCGAGCTGGTGCGCTGGGCCGAGCGCGAGGAGATCGGCGTAGTGGGGCCGAAGCTGCTGTTCGAAAACCGCAGCATCCAGCACGCCGGCGTGGTGATCGGCCTCGATGGCTTTGCCGGGCACCCCTTCGCGGGCATGCCAGAAGGATCGCACACCATCTACGGCTGCACCGAGTGGTACCGCAACTATAGCGCGGTGACCGGGGCATGCCTGGCCATCCGCCGCGAGGTGTTCAACCAGATCGGCGGCTTCGACGAGGCGCTGATCCTGTGCGGCAGCGATATCGCGCTGTGCCTTGCGGCCACCAAGCTGGGCTACCAGGTGGTCTACACGCCCTTCTCGCGCATGCTGCACCTAGAAAGCACCTCGCGCGGCAGCGATATCCCGCCGAGCGATTTCGCCCTATCGTATGCCTACTACCAGGAGCTCCTGCGATCGGGAGACCCCTACTACAACCCCAACCTATCCTATTGGTCTGCAGCGCCACAGCTGTCGCGGCCCGATGAGCAACAGCCGATAGATTTTGTCCACCGCCATCTTGAGGCAATCGGGCTGCCTGTTCTGGCGAGCAATGAAAAGAAAAGCTTGTAACCTATGAGCACTCCTCAGAAACCCGTTGATAAGGCGCTCAAGACCTTTGCGCATCTTTCGAGCCGCAGCGTCTATGTGCTGCAGAAAGAAGGCCTGAAGGGCTTCTACGCGCGCACCAAGCGCAAGATCCTGCCGCCGAAGGTGCTGCAGGCCGAGTGGAGCAAGACCTACGCCTCCGAGGCGTTTATGCTGGCCCAGTGGCTGGACTGCACCCCCGAGCAGATCGAGCGCAGCAAGCAGCAGATGGAGCGCTACGCCGAGGGGCTGCAGATCCAATCGATCAACTGGTACCTGCCGCACTTCGAGCACGCCTACTACGGCGGGGTGTACACCATCCTGCGCTTTGCCTCGTACTTCGCCCAGCACTACCAGGTCCAGAGCAACTTCATCATCCTGGGCAGCCCCGAGTCGCCTGCGGCAGAGGAGTACGCCAAGCGCGTCAGCAGCGTGTTCCCTGCGCTGGCCTCGGGCAAGGCCGTGGTGATCCGCTCGGACAATGATCTGGCCAGCGTGCCCCACACGGATGCCTGCGTGGCGACCTTCTGGAGCACCGCGTACTATGTGCTCAAGAACCAGAACACCAAGCGCAAGTTCTACTTCCTGCAAGATTTCGAGCCGATGTTCTACCCCGCTGGCTCATCCAGCGCCCAGGTCGAGGCGACCTACCGCTTCGGGTTCTACGCGCTGACCAACACGATCAGCCTGAAGGAGCTGTACGAAGAGCAGTTCGACGGCAAGGCCAGCTTCTTCAACCCCTGCGTCGACACCAGCATCTTCCACCCCCCAGCGCAGCGCGACTGGGGCGGCGAGCACCGCCCATACACCGTGTTCTTCTACGCGCGGCCCAACTTCTTCCGCAACGGCTTTGAGCTTGGCTCGATCGCGCTGCGCAAGCTGAAAGAGCAGCTCGGCCAGCGGGTGCGCATCCTCTCGGCGGGGCAGAACTGGAACCCGGCGGACTATGGCCTGGAGGGCGTGGTGGAAAACCTGGGCCTGCTCTCCTACCAGCAGACCGCCGAGCTGTACCGCACATGCGATGTGGGCCTGGCCATGATGTTCACCAAGCACCCGTCCTACCTGCCGTTTGAGTTCATGGCCAGCGGCTGTATGGTGGTGTCGAACGTCAACAGCGCCACCAAGTGGCTGCTGAAGGATGGCGAGAACTGCCTGCTGACCAACGCCACCGCCAGCTGCATCGCCGACACGATCATACGCGGGCTGCAGGATCACGAGCTTCGCAAGCGGATATCCGATCAGGCGGCGGGCATGATCCAGACGCAGTTTTCCCAATGGGACGCGCAGATGGAGAAGATCTACCAGGCTATGTGCTCAGACATGCGCTAGCAGATAGCTGGAGCACTGTGTCGCCGGTATGGTTTCCCGTTGGGCATGGCCCAGTATCAGGCCCAACGGGAAGCGCTAAAGCGCAACCCTATCTATAGAGGCACTCGTGCTGGCTGATTCAAACACACCATAGTCTGGCCCATGTCTATGATAGACATGCCATTTCAGCAAGCTACCCCCAAAAATATACTGATCGATAGACACCTGTACATACAAGCCACTACCACAGCCTCTGCGCCTCTTCCGGTATTTATACTTTTTCACACCAAATATGGGACACCTATTTGGTTTATATATTCTCTTGACATCTGAAAGCGGATTAGCAAAGATGAAAAGTATGAATCAGCTATCACAAGAGCGCACCACCGCTTCCGTGATCGCCTCAAGCAGCAAGATCTGGATCGCACTGGCCCTGGTAGGGATCATGGCAGTCGGCATCGGCCTTCGCTTCTACAACCTGGGGCTCAAAGGCTTCTGGGGCGATGAGATCTGGGCCGCCCAGCGCAGCGCAGAGCCTGTGCTGACGATCATCCGCGAGTATATCGACACCCCTGGCCCGATCTTCTACCTCCTCTCGCACATCACCCTGCGCTGGTTCCCCTACGAGCAGGCCGAGACCGCCATGCGCCTGCCGTCGGCGGTGGCCAGCTGCCTGATCATCATGGTGGGCTTCCTCGGGGTGCTTCGCGTGCATGGGCGTGCGGCAGCGTTCGTGACTGCGGTGCTGCTTGCCGCGTCGCCGTATCAGGTGTGGTATGCGCAAGAGGCTCGGTTCTACGCCGTATCAACGCTGTTTTGCTTTATTGTCTGGTTTTGTTTTCTTCAGCTTGTCGCTGGCCAGCGCTCCAAGGTGCTGTGGGCCGGGTTTATCGGCAGCAGCGGCCTGGCGCTCTACACCCAGCCGCTGCCGGCGGCGGTGCTGCTGGTAAGCCTGTTTGGCAGCGTCGCTGTGCTGCTCGCGCCGCGCCGATCGCTGCGGGCGTACCTGCCATGGGTGGCGGCGGCGTTTGCCATCGGCCTGCTCTACGCCCCTGTGATCGTGAAGGTGCTGCTCGCCAAGATGACTGACGGCAGCGTGGGCAACTATGTCGACTACGACTCGGGCGATCAGATGTTTAACCCCGGTAAGCTACCGTTTACCCAGCTCTCCTCGATGGTGCTCAATGCTATCTTCCGTCAGTTTACGGCGGAAGGGAGTATCTGGGCGATCTTTCTTGGCCTATACTGCGCTGGCCTGCTCATCCTGCTCTATAGCAAAAAAACGCATCTCATCGTCTCACATCTCTCGCCCTTCTTCGTCATATTCTTTATCTTTGTGCTTCTTCAGCCGATCAATGGCTTTATCGCCCGATATATCCTCTTCCTTCAGCCAATCTACCTATCGATGGTGGCGGTAGGTATTGTCGAGCTTTCACGCATCATCATCAACAAGCTACCCCAGATTCGCGCTGCCTATAAGCCAATAGCGGCACCTGTGCTGAGCGGGCTGCTCACGCTGCTGCTGGTCATCCCCTGCCTGAAGACCATCAACCACAGCTATTCCCAGATGAAGATCAACGACTGGAAGGCGATAGCGCGCTACCTTCATACCAATGTCAGGCCAGGGGATGTGATCGTCGGATCTGCCTGGTTTAACACTGCGCTCGATTGGTACGAGATCCCCAAGCACACCACGCTGTTCAACGACTACCAGCAGACCGGCAGCGACTACGTCAACGCCGGGGCGCGCGTGTGGTATGTCCAGATCAAAAAACATATGGGGCCCTATGGCCAGAGCCTAGCACAGACGCTCACACCCGTGGATGACGCGCTGTGGATGGAGCCGGGGTTCTCCTACGCGTCGCTGACCAGCTTCTTCCCCCAGTCGGAGGCCCCCGCGCATATCTTTGTCGGCGGCCCTGCCTATGCGCAGTCGCGCCACTTCTTCGATCTGCCCGAGCCGAACTGGGCCAACCGCAGCTACCGCGGCATCGACCCAGGGCAGACGCTAGGGCTTGAGCTTGGCATGGAAGGCAGCGCGAGCAGGGCGCTGGCGGTCACCTATTTCGACGGGCCGGGCCAGAACATCCAGGTGGAGATCGCGGGCGCGACCACCGCGCTGCCGATCAACCAGCGGTATGCCTGGCGCACCGAGCGCGTGCCGGTGCCGAGCGCGGCGGGCACGGTTGTGCCGTTCTCGATCACGGCCATAGGGGAGAACATTGCGGCGGTGAGCGATGTGGCCCTGGAGCCGCTATCGGATGCGCGGCAGCAGCACTTCACCGAGGTGGCCGAGCCCAACTGGACCGACCGCAGCTACCGGGGCATTGAGCCTGGGGATAGCGCCGAGCTAGCGCTAGAGCTACGGAGCACGGCGTCGCGGGAGCTGGCGATCACCTATTTTGATGGGCCGGACCAGAACATTGAGGTGACGATAGCGGGCGCAACCACCGCACTGCCGATCAGCCAGCAGTTCGCCTGGCGCACCGAGCGCGTGGCGGTGCCGAGCGCGGTGGGGGCTAGCGTGCCGATCACGATCACGGCCGTGGGTACGCACACCGCCGCCGTCAGCGATGTGGCGCTGGAGGTGGTGCCGATAGGTCAGTCACACCATTTTACCAGCGTGGCGCAGCCAAACTGGACCGACCGCAGCTACCAAGGACTAGAGGTGGGCGAGAGCACCGCCCTAACGCTAAGCCTAGAGCCAAGCCAGAGCCGTGTGCTGGCGATCACCTACTTTGATGGGCCGGGGCAGGCTGTGCGGGTCGATATGGCGGGCAGCATAACCACGCTGCCAATCGACCAGCAGTTCGCCTGGCGCACCGAGCGCGTGGCGGTGCCGAGCGCGGCGGGGGCCAGCCTGCCGATCACGATCACGGCGGTGGGTACCCACACGTCCGCCGTCAGCGATGTGGCGCTGGAGTATGCCGCACCCCAGCAGCCCTAAACCAAAAAGCTACCTGCAAGCGCCGAGAGGTATTGTGCAGCCCGTCTTCATCCACAGCCAGCTCGGCGCTTCATCCCGATACCGCGTCGAACATCAGAAAGAGCAGTGCCGCCCAGCCGCCGGGGGCGCGCTGCTCTACCTTCACCGCATCCCGCTCACCTCGCGATCGCTGCCGATGGTGGCGTCGGCCAAGCTGCGGCGCGTGCCCGTGGTATTCGACACCGACGACCTGGTGTGGGATGAGCGCGAGCGCGAGTACAACCACCTGGATGCCCACTACCCGCCTGCGGTGGTGCGCCAGATTCTCAGGGGCACGCGGCGCATGCGCGCCATGATGCGCCTGGCCGATGCGCTGGTGCTCTCGACGCCCTACCTGGCGCAGCTGGCAGCGCAGCGCTTCCGCCAGCCAGCCTATGTCAACCTCAACGCGCTCTCACACGAGCAGGTGGCGCTCTCGCACCGCGCGTGGCAAGCGCGCACGCGGCGCAGCGATGCGCCTATCATTATCGGCTACTTCTCGGGGCAGGCCAAGGTGCACGACGAAGATGTGGCCAGCATCGCCCCGGCGCTCAGCCACGTCCTGCAGCACTACCCGCATGTGCGGCTGCGGATCTACGGCGGGCTGCGGCTTCTGGGCGGGCTAGAGCACCAGCGCTTCGCCGGGCAGATCGAGCGCCGCGACGCGGTGGACTGGCGCGATCTGCCCGACCAGATCGCCCAGGTGGATATCAACATCGCCCCGCTGATCGACAACCCGCAGCGGCGCGCCAAGAGCGCGGTAAAGTACCTTGAGGCTGCGGCGGTGGGCGTGCCCACGGTCGCGGCAAAGCGGGAGCCATACGCCCTGATCGAGCACGGGAAGACCGGCCTGCTGGCGTGGCCCCCCGACGAGTGGCGCGATAGCCTCGCCATGCTGATCGAGGATGGCCAGCTACGCACGGCGCTGGGCGAGGCCGCGCGCGCCGATGTGCTGGCACACCACACCACCAGCGCGCGGGCCGACAGCTTCAACCGCATCCTAGAGGAGATCGCTAGACGATGAGCCATCTGCTCCTGATCGTGCCATGGCTCAGCATGGGCGGCGCGGACAAGTTCAACCTCGATCTGCTGCGACAGCTGGCCCTGCGCGGGTGGGGGGCGACGCTGGTCACCACCCAGGAGAGCGAGCACCCCTGGCGGGAACTGTTCGCGAGCGCGTGCGACGACATCGTCGATCTGGCCAGCACCCCCGCCCCGCAGCGACCCGAGCAGCTGGCCGAGCTGGCAACAAGCCGCCGGGCGGATGTGGTGCTGATCGCCCACTCGGACTTTGGCTACCACGCGCTGCCCTACCTGCGGGCGCGGCACCCCAGCGCCGCCTATGTCGACTACTGCCACATGGAGGAGCAGTGGGGCGATGGCGGCTACCCCCGGCTGAGCCTCGATGCGAGCGCCTGGCTCGATCTGCAGATCGTCTCCTCGTCGCACCTGCGGGAGTGGTACATCGAGCGGGGCGGCCAGCCCGATCAGGTGGCCGTGGCCACCACCAACATCGACCCCGCCGACTGGGACGCAGCCCGCTACCGCCGCGCCGACATCCGCGCCGCGCTCGGGGTCGCGCAGAGCGCGCCGGTGGCGCTCTACGCCGGGCGGCTGGCGCGCCAGAAGCAGCCGCTGCTGGCCATGGATGTGCTGCG encodes:
- a CDS encoding glycosyltransferase, whose translation is MLTPFLRPIALQPPHRLSPPFGWVEHIPFAMALVDMLRPRTIVELGTHTGNSYCAFCQAVKALDLPTKCYAIDTWQGDPQAGFYGAEILEELRVHHDPEYGAFSRLIPSTFDEALAHFAEESVDILHIDGYHTYEGARGDFYNWLPKLAPNAIVLFHDINVRESDFGVHRLWDELRASYRHFSFLHGNGLGVLALGNDYPPDLQALFDADETTTALVRQLFYTLGHRLTLEGDAAKRELELLKTRTELREQLERYDRDYRALQRWITERDAHIAKLEHDITLFQGWISERDAQLQHQQQRIFELEAIIEQIESDLGEKQQHAQDSSELAEQQLSTIQDQRKELLTRDGQFAALTLLYSESEKKIAELESYLASLEATERTSIQTQQALAALQESKAQIEQSLGWKMLMRVWKIRSRVFPYQSFPSKLARLAWRGAKEYRANGMKSVIRRGAAKALRKLNQPQPALAQHEPAASQLNDYQQWIAQHEPDAQGLRQQALRSLERTSPPLISIVTPVYNTEPQVLAQMIRSVIAQSYPYWELWLVNASPENEAIDELMHRYSQNEARINVLTLEHNLGIIENTNAGIAQVCGDYVAFVDHDDLLTPFALYEVAEAIAQHPDVGLFYSDSDLINQQGTTRSRPLFKPDWSPIIMLSSNYITHLSVVRSAILRELGGLSSGNDGAQDWDLVLRISDMGQRIHHIPKILYHWRDSPSSTATDIRQKPYAMQAQLKVIRDHLLRRGVDAQVYFDTSGYIRVAWPLSGASKVSIIIPSRNLRLVQRCVGSLQLRTGYRNFEIIIADTTADASIARYYERHPQENIRVIHHHQLPFNYSAVNNVAVAASTGDILLFLNDDTEAIDSQWLAELVRWAEREEIGVVGPKLLFENRSIQHAGVVIGLDGFAGHPFAGMPEGSHTIYGCTEWYRNYSAVTGACLAIRREVFNQIGGFDEALILCGSDIALCLAATKLGYQVVYTPFSRMLHLESTSRGSDIPPSDFALSYAYYQELLRSGDPYYNPNLSYWSAAPQLSRPDEQQPIDFVHRHLEAIGLPVLASNEKKSL
- a CDS encoding glycosyltransferase family 4 protein gives rise to the protein MSTPQKPVDKALKTFAHLSSRSVYVLQKEGLKGFYARTKRKILPPKVLQAEWSKTYASEAFMLAQWLDCTPEQIERSKQQMERYAEGLQIQSINWYLPHFEHAYYGGVYTILRFASYFAQHYQVQSNFIILGSPESPAAEEYAKRVSSVFPALASGKAVVIRSDNDLASVPHTDACVATFWSTAYYVLKNQNTKRKFYFLQDFEPMFYPAGSSSAQVEATYRFGFYALTNTISLKELYEEQFDGKASFFNPCVDTSIFHPPAQRDWGGEHRPYTVFFYARPNFFRNGFELGSIALRKLKEQLGQRVRILSAGQNWNPADYGLEGVVENLGLLSYQQTAELYRTCDVGLAMMFTKHPSYLPFEFMASGCMVVSNVNSATKWLLKDGENCLLTNATASCIADTIIRGLQDHELRKRISDQAAGMIQTQFSQWDAQMEKIYQAMCSDMR
- a CDS encoding glycosyltransferase family 4 protein; this encodes MWRWSMPHPSSPKPKSYLQAPRGIVQPVFIHSQLGASSRYRVEHQKEQCRPAAGGALLYLHRIPLTSRSLPMVASAKLRRVPVVFDTDDLVWDEREREYNHLDAHYPPAVVRQILRGTRRMRAMMRLADALVLSTPYLAQLAAQRFRQPAYVNLNALSHEQVALSHRAWQARTRRSDAPIIIGYFSGQAKVHDEDVASIAPALSHVLQHYPHVRLRIYGGLRLLGGLEHQRFAGQIERRDAVDWRDLPDQIAQVDINIAPLIDNPQRRAKSAVKYLEAAAVGVPTVAAKREPYALIEHGKTGLLAWPPDEWRDSLAMLIEDGQLRTALGEAARADVLAHHTTSARADSFNRILEEIARR